GCCAAGCCTCTCCAAGCCCTTTCCCCTAACTTCTCGCCGTCCTGCTCCCGGCCCTTCTGCCTCCACAAGCCGTGGGGAAGCGCCAGAGCCGCGGAATCCCACACTCTCCCGGCGCTTCCCCGACGGCCACTTCGGTTCAGGACTCGGCCAGTGCCGCGGCCCCTGGGGCCTGCGGACCCGGCGCCTTCCCCGGACCgagccctcctcccccgccctcGGCTCCCTGCGCTCGGCCCCGGCGCGGCGCTCTCCCGCCCGGCCCCTCTCACCTGTGCTCCCGGTTCCGCCGCGCTGGCCACGGTACCCGGGCACCAGGCAAGGGATCCAGGGGCGCGGCAGCAGTACGGGGGTGGGGGCCTCTGTCCGCGGTCGAGCCTCCGACGTCGCCGGGTCCCCGCGGCCTCCCTCCTGGATGCCAGCGGACCGGCCGCGCCTGCCTgtccttcctctgttcctcctccctcccctctttttcttccctccctcagccccaccccGTTTCTCCCGCTCCTCCGtcctcgcccccacccccgccgcctgCGGCGATCCCACCTCCAGGCCCCCTGCCCCGGCTCGGACGGCTCCCCGGACGAGTTTGTGTCAAGGCAGCGGAATCCAGGCAGGAAAACGGGGTGCAGAACATTGCCCGGCCCGTGCTCATTGCCCCCTGCCCAGCCTTCCCCAGTCCCGGTGCTCTCCCAACTCCATTATCCTAGccccggctgcggctgcggcggcACAATCCTGGGGGAAGGGTTGGGTCTGGGGAAATCTGTCCCCTCCCCGCCGTCTAGGCCAGGCTCAAATCATACTACAACTCCTTtcaaaatgataatgataatcatcatcatcatcatcatcatcatcatcatcattctgTTTGTTGATCACTGGAGGTCCTCCTTCCTTGCTTGCActatggggaggagggggtggggaggagtggagaTACAGACCTGGGGATGCTTACAGACACGCAGCCAGAGGCATACAGTCCTCCCAGACAAAgcactcctcccccacccccaccccacataaAGATCCTTACACAgcaacacacacagacagaccCACAACGACAGACCCTGCCCAAACACACACCCAGCCCAACACACGATCAGAGGACAGATGTGCACACACCAGTAGTGAGGACTCTCAGAGGCATTGTTTAATACATAGGTGTACCCCAACTCTGCTGCCTCTCCATGCCAGAATTGTAGGGCTCCTCCGCCTTCAATCAGGCCGCAGACTCCAGGACTGGGAGTGGCCTGCAAACCGGGGCCTGCAGCTCCAGAGACCAGCACTCAAGGTGGGGAGACTTCTGACAGCCTTGGCCAGATGCTTCCACCAAGGCAGGGGTAAGGGTGGGGGTAAGGGGGGTGGCACCAGCTCCCACATTGGCACCCTCTTCCCTTAGGACTCAGACCCGCACAGCCAGGTCATAGCAGACACACCAACCTCTCCCCCACTCCTCGAAGGATAGAGCTTAGCTCTCTGACAAACACACATGACAGAGATCGGAGCTCTGCCAGGAACAGGTCGGCCCCTACTCCTCACCGAGCCTGGACCCGGCAGGATGCCACGCTAAAGGGAGGCCCACCCCTGACGCTTCAAAGCCCAGTGACTGACACAGGGAGTGTCCTCAAGGGGCGGTGCCTCGCGCACCCGGAGATAGCGGGTCCTCAGGCTCCCCCGGGCGGCACCCTGGGGCGCTGCgttgggggtggcagggaggggctgtGGCGGGCTAAAAGGAAGTGGTGTCCGAAGGTGGGAGCCTTTGCTGGATTTGCTTTATTTCTACCTCCTCTACTAGGTAGCAAAAGAGCCACAGGCGTCCCTAGTGCTTGCCAGGCCCAGACCTGTATTAGGGCCAGACCCAGCtcaccctcccctctgccctggcccTGTGCCCGGCCGCCCACCCTCACCAGTAAAGAGACTCGGTCTCGAACAGATATAGTTTATTGATTCGGGCCGGAAGCACCGCGGTGCAGGGCGCCAACTTGGCACTGAGAGAAATGGGAGGAAAGACAGACAGACGCACGGTTCTACACAGAGGAGCCCCGAGGTGGCGCCTCGCGCACCTCTTTATCTCCGCAGGACCAGGATCGCATCGCATGCCTCTGTGCTCTGCGCCCCACTGGACGGGAGGGAGGGTGGCACAGAAAGGGTCATGGACAGGGGACCCAGACGAGGAAGTCCAGCCGGCCGAGGCTGTGGAGGCTGTGGAATACTCGTTGGAAGGGGCCGGCCCTGAGCCTGAAGCCACCTTGacccagaggtggggggtgggtgggtgaccTGGAGGAGTAGCGGGGCTGCTAGCTGCGGGTGTAGTAATTGTTGTAGACGTCCTCGCATTCGTCAAAGGGGCCCGAAGGGCTTCGGGGTGCGCCGTCGGGGTCCGACACGGGGCGCTCACGCAGGCGCACAGCATCATACAGACCCTGCGGGGGCTCCTCCAGCAGCACGTCGCGCTCGGAGCGGGAGCGCCTCAGGAGGCCCACGTTGCGCAGCAGCAGCAGGACGGGCGCGTAGAGCAGGTTGGCCAGGCCCATGCCGAGGCTGAGTTGCGCGAAACCGAGCGAATGCACTATGTGGCCCGCCACTATAGGCCCGAGCGCGTAGGCCACGGAATAGGAGATGTCAGCGATGGCGTAGACGCTGCCGTAGACCGAGACGTGGCGCACGTCCACGAGGAAGGCGAGAGTGGGCAGCAGTGCCGTGTCTACTAGCGCAATGCCAAAGCAGAGGCCGCAGAGCGAGACCACCAGCGGTGCGAAGGAGCGGCaggcaggcaccatgcaggagcTGGCTCCGATCACTGCCAGCCCGAGCGCTCCGTACAGCCACTGCAGGTGCGGGTAGCGCGCCGCCAGGCGCACGGTGAGGTAGACGCCGAGCACATGCGGCACAAAGGCTGGCAGCCAGGCCATGCCGGTCTCCCATTCAGACGCCGCCATCGTGTGCTCCATCCACGTGGCGATGGTCGGCTCGAGGAAGGCAAGAGGGATGTTGCAGGTGGTGAGCGCCCCGGCCACCACCGCGATGTAGGGGTCCAGCATGAGGCGGTGGATGGGTGTGCCCACCGGCAGGTTGGCCCGCGCCCTCGTCGCGGCGGAGAAGGGCTTGGCCACTGCCAGCAGCAGGAGCGCGTCGAGCAGCGAGACGGCGGCCAGCACCAGGAAGGGCGTGTGCTTGCCCGCGAACTGGTAGAGGAAGCCCCCGAAGGGCGGCGCCACTAGGCTCCCGAAGCTGATGAAGGCCAGAGCCACGCCCAGCGCGCGACTGCGCTCGGGCTCCTCGGGGTACTTGTCGGCGATCATGGCGATGCCGGACGTGTCCGCAAAGGCCgagcccaggccctgcaggctgCGCGCAGCGAAGAGCGTGGCGTAGTCCTCCGCGAACGCGAACAGCAGGGTGGAGGCGAACAGGACGCCCAGGCCGATGAGCAGCGGCACGTCGTAGCTCACACGGTCGATGAAGGGGCCGCTCAGGGGGTTCACCAGCAGCTGCAGGATGGCCTTGGAGGCGAACAGCACCCCGATCTTCACGTCCTCGTTCTCCGTCGCTGCCGTCGGGGACTCTGAGGCGTTGCCCGCGTTGGCGCCGACGCTGGCTGCCGTGGACAGCGGCAGAGCGGACGCCTCGGTGCTCGGGGTGGGCCTGCTGGCCCTTTGCATGCGGGCAATGTAGTCGGGCACGATGGGCACGATGACCATGTAGAGCATGTTGTCCAGGAACAGCGCCACGCACACGATGACCAGCACCAGGCGCCGATGCCGCCGGGGATCCTGCAGCGCCGCGCCCACCGCCTCTGACAGCCTGACGGCGGCCGCCCGGgccgggccccggcccccgccccggcccccgccccggcccccgccccggccccggccccggcccgcgggCGCTGCGGGTTCCATCGCCTCTGCTCCGCCGCTCTTCCCAGGACGCCTTCGCGGGCCGAGCGCGGGCGCCCTGCGGTGCACAGACCGGGCTCGCAACTTCGCGGGCGCGGTCGGCGCGGTCGGCGCGGTCGGCGCGGCGCCCCTGTGTCTCAGGTGGCCGCAGGGCTCATGGCCCTGTGCCCGGGAAAGGCAAAGACCCTGCCCCTCGAGCCGCCGCGGCTGCTGCGAGCCGAGCCCGGGCCGGCCGCCGCTGGCCTCAGGGCGGTCAGGGAAGGCGGGCGAGCcgaggggccggggccggggccggggccggggccgggccggggccggggccggggcgggggccgcagACTGCGCACGCCGCGCCCCTGGCTCGCGCGGGGCCGTCCCCGAAGCGCGGAAGGGCCGCGCGCGCGGGCCGAGGGGCAGGCGGCCGCCgcctcactctcctcccctcGCGCGCTCTggcctcctccgccgccgcctccgcttTCCTTTCCACTCGCGGCTGTGACGCGGCGAGTCTCGGCCCCCAAGTGGTGCCCGGGCCACTTGCGTCGCTCATGCTAATGCGACgtcggcggggcggggggcgggggccgggggcggggcgcggcggggccggggtcCCCTTCCCAGAGGCGCCGGGACTGGAAACCCTGGAGAAGGGTCTGGGTAAGAAGACCCCTTGGTCTGGGCCGAGCCCCAGAGGATGGACGCGCGGCGCCAGGAGCGGGCTGTCTGttccccggccccggcccaggTCTAGgacccggggcgcggggggggggggcgccctcTCCGTCCCCCTCCCCAGGGTCGCGCCGCGGCCGCTGTCCACCCGCCCGGCTGGAGGAGGGCGCCGAGGGCTGCGGGTCTCCGCCTCCGCCTGGATCTCGGCGCACAGCGGGCAGAGCCCCCGAGGTGAGCGGTGGCTGCGTCCATCTGTTCTCGCAGCTGGATGGTGCGGCGGCGATGGGTGGGGGGCCGGTACAGACCCCCCGACCCTTTCTCtggccccacccctggcccctcccacccccaggacgGGAGGGGGAGACGCAGACACTGCTGGGCCGGTTCCGACAGACCGGCCCTTCGGGAGAATGTCACGGCAGAGAATCCCTGGCTGCGAGCTTCTGGGCACCGAGGGGAGAAGTCGCCTCGCTCCCACCAGGGCCCTAAATatcagccccgccccgcccaccgtCCGGTACTGCTCCGCCACCTTCCCTCAGCGGTACTCCCCCTTTCAGCCTCACCGTCCGGGACCCCAGCTCCCCTCATCTCCTTGCCCTCCTcccgacccccacccccggaACTCCTCCCAGGTGCTCTTCGCCCTGGAACTAGCCCCCCACCCGCTTCGGCGAGCTCCCGCCCCCATtcacagcccctcctccccacaccccttCCCCTAAATCTACAAAGGTGCCTCCAAGTCTCCGGTGGGCTCCGGGCGTGACGTGGCCGGGGTCCTCTCTCGCAGTTGTAAGAAAGCCCGAGTGGGCGCCGCGCCCACTCCCACGGCAGGAGCCGGCAGCTTTCCTCTCCTCCGAGGCTCAAGGGAAGCTCACCTTCCGAGAGGGCCCCCACCGCCCAGACACCCCATTCTGTGCACACTGCCTGAGCTGCCCTGGCTGTGAGCTGGGCCTAATGTGTCCCCCAAAGAACAATGACCCTAGATGGCACAACGAGTCTGTGTTCCCAGTCGGCCGGCCGGCAGGAGAAAGGCAGTTGAGATTGAGAGACTTGTGTCTTTAAGATTacagtttgccttttccagagtcaGAAAGAATTTTCCCATTCTTTAGGTCTCAAAAGTAAATTAGCATAAATCCAGCTTCTTTCTATACGTGTGCTCCCACCCAGAAGGAGGCACGGGTGATGCAGCATACAGAACTTGGGCTTTAGAGACAGACGACTGAGGTGGCTCCCAGCTCTGACACTTTCTAGTTAGGGTGCCAGGGAATTACTTCACCTCTTTGTCCTCCAgtgtctttatttgtaaaatgatgtAATAAGAGTAACTAGTGCTTAGGGTACTTGGCACATAACATAGTAAGAGTGATACAAGTGCTTGTTGTTGTCTGTGAAATGTGTTCTTTAGCTTCCTTTCACAGTAGTGGGTCTTGTGAAGAGCAGGTAAAAGGTACAGGGGCATCTTGGCTTCCGGGCTAGTCCCTGTGGTTAGGTGGGCATTGAGATTCCAGGCTCTGTCCTAGCTGGTGGGGGGCATTGGCAAGTTGCTGCCCCTGAAATGGCTGTGGGATGAGGTGATAGGACCAGGGTGTCAGGGTGAGAGACAGAGGCTTTGGTACCTGTTACTTAATCTCtccacccacccaggcatcccaagaaggaGGAGAAACTCTTCCACTAAAGAGTTCCCAGCACCTGCTCTGTGGTGGCCAAACTACCCTCTGtctgagagagggaaagagcccCAGTATGGGGACAGATCTGCCTCTGACTGACCTTTGGCAAGTCACAGCCTCTCTCAGTCTCCAGCCTTTGTTTCTGTTAAGTAAAGGGTGAAGGAAAAGCCCACTCACTACATTCCTCCTGGGGAAGTGGGTACTGGAGAGAGGCTCTTCAGGGtgacagaattattttaaatgttatttgaagGCCTTGAGTCAGCACACACTCTTCAGCTTACCACAGTGTCCCTCCAACTGAGGGATATTTGCACATTTATGTCACCTGCCTAGCTTTCCAGTCATTTGAGTTTGAAACCTTGTGATGAGGAAAACAACTTTCAAGAaaaaacaacttttctttttctaagttgcTGCCTAGGCATTTTACAGTTTGATAGCCCTACACACACCCAGAGTATGAACATTTAGATAAGAGCTTgagtttaggattttttaaaaagatttttatttatttatttatttgagagagagagagagagagagctctcacacatgcacacggggcagagggagaaggagagggagaagcagactccctgttgagcagggagcctgatgcggtgcttgattccaggaccccgaggtgatgacctgagctgaaggcagatgcttaatcgactgagccacccaggcactccaagtttaggatttctttctttctttctttttcttttttttttttaagatgttatttatttattcatgacacaaagagagagagagagagagagagagagagagagagagagtgaggcagagggagaagcaggctccatgcagggagcctgacatgggactcaatcccgggtttccaggatcataccctgggct
This portion of the Vulpes lagopus strain Blue_001 chromosome 2, ASM1834538v1, whole genome shotgun sequence genome encodes:
- the SLC18A3 gene encoding vesicular acetylcholine transporter, producing MSDASGPGTTWGPRLAASQPRVERKAEAAAEEARAREGRRVRRRPPAPRPARAALPRFGDGPARARGAARGGGRGGGRGPARAAAVRLSEAVGAALQDPRRHRRLVLVIVCVALFLDNMLYMVIVPIVPDYIARMQRASRPTPSTEASALPLSTAASVGANAGNASESPTAATENEDVKIGVLFASKAILQLLVNPLSGPFIDRVSYDVPLLIGLGVLFASTLLFAFAEDYATLFAARSLQGLGSAFADTSGIAMIADKYPEEPERSRALGVALAFISFGSLVAPPFGGFLYQFAGKHTPFLVLAAVSLLDALLLLAVAKPFSAATRARANLPVGTPIHRLMLDPYIAVVAGALTTCNIPLAFLEPTIATWMEHTMAASEWETGMAWLPAFVPHVLGVYLTVRLAARYPHLQWLYGALGLAVIGASSCMVPACRSFAPLVVSLCGLCFGIALVDTALLPTLAFLVDVRHVSVYGSVYAIADISYSVAYALGPIVAGHIVHSLGFAQLSLGMGLANLLYAPVLLLLRNVGLLRRSRSERDVLLEEPPQGLYDAVRLRERPVSDPDGAPRSPSGPFDECEDVYNNYYTRS